A single genomic interval of Deltaproteobacteria bacterium harbors:
- a CDS encoding S8 family serine peptidase — translation MKKPVTKIKQIGLLFLAFFLLSFLLIPSLNTVRHNEDSSLNVDAVNLGHKTPVSSMKDRTRVDSSRKEESVPPAPETLQVDLRKNPGDTAAAGKRPKAKPYVEHEILVRFASKVSPAKLTEILADHDMTVVRMLMGNHLAFVRLPETRSVAEAERILRKVPGVLFSEPNYIVHTTSIPDDSSFSNQWGFQNTGAGGGTNDADIDAVEAWDKSTGSSSIVVAVVDEGIDYTHPDLAGNIWTNPNEIPGNGIDDDGNGFIDDVHGWDFNHNDATTYDGASEDRHGTEVAGVIGAVGNNGVGVAGVCWNVRIMSVKFISYGNGTVADAISALEYAAKEGARVVNCSWGGTSYSAALESAFRDLENAGVLVVTSAGNSGKNTDLSSHYPSNYDLPNIISVAATDRNDLLSSFSNYGVTTVDLGAPGSSIYTTAPGGNYAYFSGTSAASPFVTGAAALALSVFPNLTYQELKDQILNHVDPIASLTGKTVTGGRLNVNNLVSALSNGDSDGDGMPNGFESRYGLNPLDASDANADADGDGLTNLQEYRDGTSPVNKDSDGDGLSDGFEVTYHLDPTDASDASKDLDGDGLSNLTEYEAGMAVNNVDSDHDGIDDFTEYGPRQFASDSDGDGIIDALDTDSDNDGRPDAEEGTGDDDNDGIANYVDMNDSDGPSGDQDGDGLSNSLEVTYMFYPNRVDSDNDGIDDRTEFGPNATPLDTDGDGIYDALDTDSDNDGKTDLSEGTGDSDGDGVPNYRDSDDSDGPVGDADGDGLSNQLEARFGLNTNLADSDGDGISDGEEFGTGDLPLDTDGDGIIDALDTDSDNDGALDINEGDLDSDGDGIPDRLDANTATLLTGSGALSLILGKGARLKDVLFIARPRAEADIRNIDFPYGGVQFKVSGLEPGAAVTMTLKTSAVLPSNAEYWKEDGNGNYARYDAVINGNTLQFVLTDGGTGDNDGVADGSISDPGYIGIPVAAESPSVSSGGGGGGGGGGGSGGCALSTQPVPPENGLIDLVLLLLPLGFPATRRLSVLLGHKRFRS, via the coding sequence ATGAAAAAACCAGTCACCAAAATAAAACAGATCGGGTTGTTGTTTCTGGCCTTCTTCCTTTTATCTTTTCTGCTGATTCCATCATTAAATACGGTGCGACACAACGAGGATTCCTCCCTGAATGTTGATGCCGTAAACCTGGGGCATAAAACTCCGGTCTCTTCCATGAAAGACCGGACCCGAGTCGATTCGTCCCGGAAAGAAGAATCTGTTCCGCCGGCCCCGGAAACCCTGCAGGTGGATTTGAGGAAGAATCCGGGGGACACGGCTGCGGCGGGTAAACGCCCCAAGGCGAAACCTTATGTCGAGCATGAGATCCTGGTCCGTTTTGCATCGAAGGTTTCCCCGGCAAAACTGACGGAAATCCTGGCCGATCATGATATGACCGTGGTCCGGATGTTGATGGGGAATCACCTCGCTTTTGTCCGGCTTCCTGAAACCCGGAGTGTTGCCGAGGCGGAGCGGATCCTGCGGAAGGTGCCGGGGGTCCTTTTCAGCGAACCCAATTATATCGTCCACACCACGAGCATCCCCGATGATTCCTCCTTTTCCAACCAGTGGGGATTTCAGAACACCGGCGCAGGCGGCGGGACGAATGATGCCGATATCGATGCCGTCGAGGCCTGGGACAAATCGACCGGTTCCTCTTCTATTGTGGTGGCGGTTGTCGATGAAGGGATCGACTACACCCATCCCGATCTTGCCGGCAATATCTGGACCAACCCGAACGAGATTCCCGGGAATGGAATCGATGATGACGGAAACGGCTTTATTGATGATGTACACGGCTGGGATTTCAATCACAATGATGCTACGACCTATGACGGGGCGAGCGAAGACCGGCACGGGACGGAGGTCGCCGGAGTCATCGGTGCGGTGGGAAACAACGGTGTCGGCGTGGCCGGGGTCTGCTGGAATGTCCGGATCATGTCGGTGAAGTTCATCTCCTATGGGAACGGGACCGTGGCCGATGCGATTTCCGCACTCGAATATGCCGCCAAGGAAGGGGCCCGGGTCGTGAATTGCAGCTGGGGCGGTACTTCCTATTCCGCCGCACTGGAGTCGGCCTTTCGTGATCTGGAAAACGCCGGTGTTTTAGTGGTGACCTCGGCCGGAAACAGCGGAAAGAATACCGATCTCTCTTCCCACTATCCTTCCAATTATGATCTTCCGAACATTATTTCCGTGGCCGCCACCGACAGAAACGATCTGTTGAGCTCCTTTTCCAATTACGGGGTGACGACCGTCGATCTCGGAGCACCCGGTTCTTCCATTTATACGACAGCTCCGGGCGGGAACTATGCTTATTTCAGCGGGACTTCGGCGGCATCCCCTTTCGTGACCGGGGCTGCGGCCCTGGCTCTTTCCGTTTTTCCCAATCTGACCTACCAGGAGTTGAAGGACCAGATCCTGAATCATGTTGATCCCATTGCATCCCTGACGGGAAAGACCGTGACCGGCGGCCGTCTGAATGTGAACAATCTGGTCTCAGCGCTTTCGAACGGAGATTCCGATGGGGACGGCATGCCCAACGGTTTTGAAAGCCGGTACGGGCTGAATCCTTTGGATGCCTCCGATGCGAATGCGGATGCCGATGGTGACGGGCTCACCAATCTGCAGGAGTACCGGGACGGCACCTCTCCTGTGAACAAAGACAGCGATGGGGACGGCCTCTCCGACGGTTTTGAGGTCACTTATCACTTGGATCCGACCGATGCTTCCGATGCTTCCAAAGATCTGGATGGAGACGGTCTGTCGAATCTGACGGAATATGAGGCGGGAATGGCGGTTAACAACGTTGATTCCGATCACGACGGGATCGACGATTTCACGGAATACGGTCCCCGGCAGTTTGCCTCCGATTCGGACGGTGATGGGATCATCGATGCCCTTGATACCGATTCCGATAATGACGGACGTCCGGATGCAGAGGAAGGAACGGGCGACGATGATAACGACGGTATTGCAAATTATGTCGATATGAACGACAGCGACGGGCCCTCCGGCGACCAGGATGGAGACGGTCTTTCCAATTCGCTGGAGGTTACCTACATGTTCTATCCGAACCGGGTTGATTCGGACAATGACGGGATCGATGACCGGACGGAATTCGGCCCGAACGCAACCCCTCTCGATACCGATGGAGACGGGATCTATGATGCCCTGGATACGGATTCCGACAATGACGGCAAAACGGACCTTTCCGAGGGGACCGGTGATTCCGACGGGGACGGGGTCCCGAATTACAGGGATAGCGACGACTCCGACGGTCCCGTCGGGGATGCCGACGGCGATGGTCTTTCGAATCAGCTTGAAGCACGGTTCGGTTTGAACACGAACCTTGCGGACAGCGATGGAGACGGGATCTCCGATGGTGAGGAATTCGGGACGGGTGATCTTCCGCTGGATACCGACGGGGATGGAATCATCGACGCCCTTGATACCGATTCCGATAATGATGGCGCCCTTGATATAAACGAAGGGGATCTGGACTCGGACGGCGACGGAATTCCCGACCGGCTCGATGCGAATACGGCGACCCTGTTAACGGGGTCCGGCGCCCTCTCGCTGATTCTCGGAAAGGGTGCGCGTCTGAAAGATGTTCTCTTTATCGCCCGGCCCCGGGCGGAAGCCGACATTCGGAATATCGATTTTCCTTATGGCGGGGTACAGTTCAAGGTAAGCGGGCTTGAGCCCGGTGCCGCTGTGACGATGACCCTGAAGACTTCCGCCGTGCTTCCTTCGAATGCCGAATACTGGAAGGAGGATGGAAACGGGAATTATGCCCGGTATGATGCGGTCATTAACGGCAATACCCTGCAGTTTGTTCTGACCGACGGTGGAACCGGAGATAACGACGGTGTGGCGGATGGTTCCATCAGCGATCCCGGTTACATCGGGATTCCGGTGGCGGCCGAAAGTCCCTCCGTTTCCTCCGGCGGAGGCGGCGGAGGCGGTGGGGGCGGCGGAAGCGGTGGGTGCGCTCTCTCCACGCAGCCGGTGCCGCCGGAAAATGGATTGATCGATCTTGTTCTTCTCCTGCTGCCGCTCGGTTTTCCAGCAACGCGGCGTCTTAGCGTTTTACTCGGCCACAAGCGGTTCCGGTCCTGA
- the coaD gene encoding pantetheine-phosphate adenylyltransferase, translating to MTKGKRREKIAVYPGTFDPITNGHVDLIERGLRIFDRIIIAVAPSENKAPFFALNERVEMIREVLTGRSDVEIDILQGLLVEYVREKKAVAVIRGLRAVSDFEYEFQLSLMNRKMDADFEAVFLMPSARYTYLSSSIIKEVAQLGGSLKDMVPEAVERKLKRKRK from the coding sequence ATGACCAAAGGGAAGAGGAGAGAGAAAATCGCCGTCTATCCCGGCACCTTCGACCCGATCACCAACGGTCATGTCGATCTCATCGAACGGGGGCTCCGCATCTTCGACCGGATCATCATTGCGGTGGCGCCCAGTGAGAACAAGGCGCCTTTTTTTGCGCTGAACGAACGGGTGGAGATGATCCGGGAGGTTCTGACAGGCCGTTCCGATGTGGAGATCGATATCCTGCAGGGGCTGCTGGTAGAGTATGTCCGAGAGAAGAAGGCGGTCGCCGTGATTCGCGGCCTGCGGGCGGTCTCCGATTTTGAATATGAATTTCAGTTGTCCCTGATGAACCGGAAGATGGATGCCGATTTTGAAGCGGTCTTTTTGATGCCGAGCGCCCGGTATACGTATCTGAGTTCCAGTATCATCAAGGAGGTGGCTCAACTCGGTGGATCCCTCAAGGATATGGTCCCCGAAGCAGTGGAACGAAAATTGAAACGGAAAAGGAAATAG
- a CDS encoding pyridoxal phosphate-dependent aminotransferase — protein MKSLANRVGSVKPSITLAISAKAKELRAQGVDVVGFGAGEPDFDTPENIKDAARRAIADGFTKYTPASGTLELKEAVCAKMKRDNGLDYAPSQVIVSCGAKHSLYNIAQTLFEAGDEVIIPAPYWVSYPDQVILQDARPKIVRTREEDGFRLTAELLRANISDKTKAVILNSPSNPTGCGYSLDHLKEIAEVIVEHDLYVISDEIYEKLVYDGFVFCSIAEVGDAVRERTLVVNGVSKSHSMTGWRIGWTAGPENIIRAMGTLQSQSTSNPNSIAQKAAEEALTGPQEAVSMMTGEFAKRRNYIVERLNAMEGVSCLMPVGAFYVFPRVSKLYGRKAGNHLIRSSLDLAAYLLDSSKVAVVPGSAFGDDDYIRLSYATSMEMIEKGMDRIDKSFRNLK, from the coding sequence ATGAAATCTTTAGCCAATCGTGTCGGTTCCGTAAAACCTTCCATTACGCTGGCGATCAGCGCCAAGGCCAAGGAATTGCGGGCACAGGGAGTGGATGTGGTCGGTTTCGGTGCCGGTGAGCCCGATTTCGATACGCCGGAAAACATCAAGGATGCCGCTCGCCGGGCGATTGCCGATGGGTTCACCAAGTACACGCCGGCTTCCGGAACGCTGGAACTGAAAGAGGCGGTCTGTGCGAAGATGAAAAGGGACAACGGTCTCGATTATGCCCCCTCTCAGGTGATTGTTTCCTGCGGGGCCAAACACTCCCTCTATAATATCGCCCAGACCCTCTTTGAGGCGGGAGATGAAGTGATCATTCCAGCGCCCTACTGGGTCTCCTACCCGGACCAGGTGATTTTGCAGGATGCCCGTCCGAAGATCGTCCGGACCCGGGAAGAGGATGGTTTCCGACTTACTGCGGAGCTTTTGCGTGCGAATATTTCGGACAAGACCAAGGCGGTCATCCTGAACAGTCCCTCCAATCCAACCGGGTGCGGCTATTCCCTGGATCATCTGAAGGAGATCGCCGAGGTGATCGTAGAGCATGATCTTTATGTAATTTCCGACGAGATCTATGAAAAGCTGGTTTATGATGGTTTTGTCTTTTGTTCCATTGCCGAGGTCGGTGATGCCGTCCGCGAGCGGACCCTTGTGGTCAACGGGGTTTCTAAATCCCACTCCATGACGGGCTGGCGGATCGGCTGGACGGCCGGTCCGGAGAATATCATTCGGGCCATGGGAACCCTTCAGAGTCAGAGCACGTCGAACCCGAATTCCATTGCCCAGAAGGCGGCGGAGGAGGCCTTGACCGGTCCCCAGGAGGCGGTCTCGATGATGACCGGCGAGTTCGCGAAGCGGAGAAACTATATTGTGGAACGTCTGAACGCCATGGAAGGGGTCTCCTGCCTTATGCCCGTGGGGGCGTTCTATGTCTTTCCGAGGGTTTCCAAACTTTACGGAAGAAAAGCCGGGAATCATTTGATCCGGTCTTCCCTTGATCTTGCGGCCTATCTTCTCGATTCCTCCAAGGTGGCCGTGGTCCCCGGTTCCGCTTTCGGAGATGACGACTATATCCGGCTTTCTTACGCGACATCCATGGAAATGATCGAAAAAGGGATGGACCGTATCGACAAGTCTTTCCGTAATTTAAAGTGA
- a CDS encoding ribosome maturation factor RimP, whose protein sequence is MNVTEKVRALVQPILDGLGLELFDLTYSQAGQGLLRIFIDKEEGVTLDDCTQVSRELETLLDVKEVVPGSYRLEVSSPGINRPMRHEADYRKYSGRRIKVKLVRKISDRKTFVGVNRGVSGGILQLEVSPEQMVEIPLQEVVRASLEVDF, encoded by the coding sequence ATGAACGTTACGGAAAAGGTCAGGGCGCTGGTTCAGCCGATTCTTGACGGCTTGGGACTTGAATTGTTTGATCTTACATACAGTCAGGCCGGGCAGGGGCTCCTCCGGATTTTTATCGACAAGGAGGAGGGGGTCACCCTGGATGATTGCACACAGGTCAGCCGCGAACTGGAAACCCTGCTGGATGTTAAAGAGGTCGTTCCGGGAAGTTACCGTCTCGAAGTCTCTTCTCCCGGGATCAACCGTCCCATGCGTCATGAGGCGGATTATCGGAAATATTCCGGCCGCAGGATCAAGGTGAAACTGGTCCGAAAGATTTCCGACCGGAAAACCTTCGTCGGGGTCAACCGGGGCGTTTCCGGGGGGATTCTGCAACTGGAGGTCTCACCGGAACAGATGGTAGAGATCCCGCTGCAGGAAGTGGTACGGGCCAGCCTGGAGGTCGATTTCTAA